In the Melanotaenia boesemani isolate fMelBoe1 chromosome 14, fMelBoe1.pri, whole genome shotgun sequence genome, CACAGTGACCTGAGGGCTGCATACACATGTGACTGACAGGGAAGGAGCTAGgacaaagatgaagatgataccaaacaaaggaaaaaccCGAACAGAAATATAATGAAGAACATGATTACAGAGAACAAGTATGGTAATCAGAAACTGAGCTTCTGTTGTGatacaaaaaatatgtaaaatgcaaatctaaaacaaagaaaacccaTCCTAAATGtaacaactgaaaaccaaaaaaccacactttagaattaaaaacagggcataaaacaaaaatccaacaGAACTTAAGCCACCTAACCCAGACAacctaaaacctaaaaaagTAACATAACTGAACCAGAAACACAGCATGATCAATGTAAAGAGTTCTATAGGAACACAGTTAAAATTCCCAATAGCTTAGTTAATTAAATACACTAAAAAGATCAGAACAAGTAGCGGGGTTATTCTGGAGGCATTGCAACTCCTGGTTGGCTCACAAAGCCAGCTGTACAAACGTTTGCAGGCATCATCACAGGGTTAGGCTGCATGCTGTAAAGAGCCTGTGGCTGCATGCTGACCAGAGCCTGTGGCTGCATGCTGACAAGAGTTTGAGGCGGCATGTTGACGATTGTTTGAGGCTGCATGTTAATGACAACAGGGACTTTCATGCGATGTTTTAACTCACGATGCATCTGACACCAGGAGCACCAGGAGCAACAACAGGAAATTGCGATGTCCTTCCAGAGAGACCCCTGCAAACCAGCATGTTAAAACACTAttgaatgtttttcattttattactcCCAATTCTGCATAATTTAGCATATTTTGCATCATACCTTGATACCATATCTGTTACGCATGGCAGCCCGTACAGATAAGGCTGCAGGAGGAACAATCAGAGGTGTCCAAAGAAGTGTCATTGCAGAAGGAAGTATATCACATAAGGGGAGACAACTGTTCTCTCCAAATCTTCCTGAAACGGTGCAGGTAAGGCAAGGTCCACACCAGAAACCATAGCAAcctgaaaaacacatgaaagtaCAGATATTTAGGGATCCAAACCTTCGTTCTGTAAGTCAGTGTTAGATTTTAAACATCAGTTTTTAACTTTAATCTTACAAGTGCTTGCATCCTCAAAGCAATCGCCGAGACCACTGCTCCATTCTGTCTGGGGTTTTTCTGCCATCAGCTGTCAAAGTTCAGCAGTGAATAGTT is a window encoding:
- the LOC121653735 gene encoding cornifelin-like, whose product is MAEKPQTEWSSGLGDCFEDASTCCYGFWCGPCLTCTVSGRFGENSCLPLCDILPSAMTLLWTPLIVPPAALSVRAAMRNRYGIKGSLWKDIAISCCCSWCSWCQMHRELKHRMKVPVVINMQPQTIVNMPPQTLVSMQPQALVSMQPQALYSMQPNPVMMPANVCTAGFVSQPGVAMPPE